The Solanum lycopersicum chromosome 9, SLM_r2.1 genome window below encodes:
- the LOC101245695 gene encoding probable myosin-binding protein 4, producing MAAGGISSPGGFMTVLSYAVCEWFLMFMLFIDAALAQFIAKFASYYELQTPCMLCSRFNHILGDKKSGCYGSHLCRNHKEDVSFQVFCHIHGNLADVRAMCEECLVSFATENILIKESDNLMIDKLGNKSFIPTSPGPWNCSCCQKTWRARSSAQRLLQLTSVGFGASKANVKPPLPRAPGRSRFSRRDSFKKIRDKISGPESPRTRASALDPLSHVGYTELKITSDSESEIQMSDDEDGCSATRGKNDSRSEDNVPHDKGITQKLETDQPRQSSESKPYHLDQPRQLTVNSGKTVSFQASDDFVGHGLAELDWESLSPKTGASVLPEFISSYNVAHASNPLEDHHMSRESLTSNVFLPRISDLSALSELISVTKTPSLSTINIHQTDLTEANDEGSNLTEKNNAKAPVHLDEGAPPISNQKNQADLSVVSNGGIKVSDRLEEPSAITDSANAGEGMKSIPQLSTAVTDKSKTTSLRNHDRLGEPSEISDSVNAGEAMKSLPQLSTSVMDESQTPSLQNHDRLEEPKATSDSANAGEGMKSLPQLSTSVTDESQTTSLRNHDRLGEAKAISDSANAGEGMKSLPQLSTSVTDESQTTSLRNHDKLGEEKAISDSANAGEGMKSLPQLSTSVTDESQTTNIRNHDKLGEAKAISDSANAGEGMKSLPQLSTSVTDESQTTSLRNHDKLGEAKAISDSANAGEGMKSLTQRSTSVTDESQTTCLGNHDKLGEAKVISDSANAGEGMKSLPQRSTSVTDESQTTSLRNHDRLGEPSAISASVNAGEGMKSLPQLSASVMDESQTASLRNHDHGDDQQRSDASSSDGVHVVQTSTIKGRDDSGNESADGFSVSDIEDESIVDRLKRQIEHDQRYINSLYKELEEERSASAIATNQAMAMITRLQEEKASLHMEALQYLRMMEEQAEYDMEALERANDQLAEREKELQDMEEELLEYRNNIPDELSAEDPQKENKNLKEENVINENHSKEHVENKLNGSSDSKTIKVSKICDKPRQFNDSICNFEDEKLSISKHLENLEKKLSQISGRKASDNVPCNGCSERIKKDVDNQVKKQSNDAGSIYSQQEEEISSSTRNDFSKSNGGPIDKPAALDVENAFVSEKKNHVDNNNSKLSSLGGEVDGASIGNEISELSGRLQALEDDYKFLMHAFNSLQNGHEGIQLIQEITHQLQEIRKVEFDKR from the exons ATGGCTGCCGGAGGGATTTCATCTCCGGGGGGATTTATGACAGTCTTGTCTTATGCGGTATGTGAATGgtttttgatgtttatgttgtttataGATGCTGCATTGGCGCAATTCATTGCTAAATTTGCGAGTTACTATGAGTTGCAAACACCGTGTATGTTGTGTTCGAGGTTTAATCATATACTTGGTGATAAGAAAAGTGGATGTTATGGGAGTCATCTTTGTAGAAACCATAAAGAGGATGTATCATTTCAAGTGTTTTGTCATATTCATGGTAATCTTGCTGATGTTCGTGCTATGTGTGAAGAATGTCTTGTATCGTTTGCTACTGAGAACATACTTATTAAAGAGTCAGATAACTTGATGATTGATAAATTGGGGAATAAGAGTTTTATACCTACTTCTCCTGGCCCATGGAACTGTTCTTGTTGTCAGAAGACGTGGAGGGCTCGATCAAGTGCTCAAAGATTGCTACAGCTAACTTCAGTTGGTTTTGGAGCTTCTAAGGCTAATGTCAAACCTCCTCTACCACGCGCACCAGGTCGTAGCCGTTTCAGTCGACGTGATAGCTTTAAGAAGATCAGGGATAAAATTTCTGGGCCAGAGTCACCTAGGACAAGGGCTTCTGCCCTTGACCCTTTATCACATGTAGGATATACAGAGTTGAAGATTACTTCAGATTCTGAGTCAGAAATCCAGATGTCTGATGATGAGGATGGATGTTCAGCTACTCGTGGTAAAAATGATTCTAGATCGGAAGATAATGTTCCACATGACAAAGGTATAACGCAGAAATTAGAAACTGATCAGCCTCGCCAATCTTCTGAATCCAAGCCTTATCATCTGGATCAACCAAGACAGCTGACTGTCAACTCGGGCAAAACTGTGAGTTTTCAGGCATCTGATGATTTTGTAGGGCATGGCTTAGCAGAACTTGACTGGGAAAGTCTTTCTCCTAAGACCGGTGCTTCTGTATTGCCAgaatttatttcatcatataatGTTGCCCATGCATCCAACCCTTTAGAAGATCATCACATGTCACGAGAGAGTTTAACGTCCAATGTTTTTCTCCCTCGTATCTCAGACCTCTCTGCGCTTTCGGAGCTCATATCAGTGACCAAGACACCTTCTTTATCCACTATTAATATCCATCAGACAG ATTTGACGGAAGCCAATGATGAAGGAAGCAACTTAACTGAGAAGAATAATGCAAAAGCTCCAGTTCATTTAGATGAAGGTGCTCCACCTATatcaaaccaaaaaaatcaaGCTGATCTATCTGTTGTGAGTAATGGAGGGATAAAAGTATCAGATAGGCTCGAAGAACCAAGTGCAATTACTGATTCTGCAAATGCTGGAGAGGGTATGAAGTCGATTCCACAACTTTCTACTGCTGTGACGGATAAATCGAAAACTACAAGTCTTAGGAATCATGATAGGCTTGGAGAACCAAGTGAAATTAGTGATTCTGTAAATGCTGGAGAAGCTATGAAGTCGCTTCCACAACTTTCTACTTCTGTGATGGATGAATCACAAACTCCAAGTCTTCAGAATCATGATAGGCTTGAAGAACCAAAAGCAACTAGTGATTCTGCAAATGCTGGAGAAGGTATGAAGTCGCTTCCTCAACTTTCTACTTCTGTGACGGATGAATCACAAACTACAAGTCTTAGGAATCATGATAGGCTTGGAGAAGCAAAAGCTATTAGTGATTCTGCAAATGCTGGAGAAGGTATGAAGTCGCTTCCACAGCTTTCTACTTCTGTGACGGATGAATCGCAAACTACAAGTCTTAGGAATCATGATAAGCTTGGAGAAGAAAAAGCAATTAGTGATTCTGCAAATGCTGGAGAAGGTATGAAGTCGCTTCCACAACTTTCTACTTCTGTGACGGATGAATCGCAAACTACAAATATTAGGAATCATGATAAGCTTGGAGAAGCAAAAGCAATTAGTGATTCTGCAAATGCTGGAGAAGGTATGAAGTCGCTTCCACAACTTTCTACTTCTGTGACGGATGAATCGCAAACTACAAGTCTTAGGAATCATGATAAGCTTGGAGAAGCAAAGGCAATTAGTGATTCTGCAAATGCTGGAGAAGGTATGAAGTCGCTTACACAACGTTCTACTTCTGTGACGGATGAATCGCAAACTACATGTCTTGGGAATCATGATAAGCTTGGAGAAGCAAAAGTAATTAGTGATTCTGCAAATGCTGGAGAAGGTATGAAGTCGCTTCCACAACGCTCTACTTCTGTGACGGATGAATCGCAAACTACAAGTCTTAGGAATCATGATAGGCTTGGAGAACCAAGTGCAATTAGTGCTTCTGTAAATGCTGGAGAAGGTATGAAGTCACTTCCTCAACTTTCTGCTTCTGTGATGGATGAATCGCAAACTGCAAGTCTGAGGAATCATGATCATGGTGATGACCAGCAAAGAAGTGATGCTTCTAGCTCTGACGGGGTACATGTGGTTCAAACATCTACCATCAAGGGGAGAGATGATTCTGGTAATGAATCAGCAGATGGATTCAGCGTCAGTGATATTGAGGACGAGAGTATTGTTGATAGGTTGAAACGACAGATTGAACATGATCAGAGATACATAAATTCTCTATACAAGGAACTGGAGGAAGAAAGGAGTGCATCAGCCATTGCCACTAATCAGGCAATGGCCATGATCACTAGGTTGCAAGAGGAGAAGGCGTCACTTCATATGGAGGCCTTGCAGTATTTAAGAATGATGGAAGAGCAAGccgagtatgatatggaggcacTAGAAAGGGCTAATGATCAACTTGCTGAAAGGGAGAAAGAGTTGCAAGATATGGAAGAAGAGTTATtagaatatagaaataatattcCAGATGAGTTATCAGCAGAAGATCcacaaaaggaaaacaaaaaccTGAAAGAAGAAAATGTAATAAATGAGAATCATAGTAAAGAACATGTCGAAAACAAGCTCAATGGCAGTTCAGATTCGAAAACTATTAAAGTATCCAAAATCTGTGATAAACCTAGACAGTTTAATGATTCAATATGTAactttgaggatgaaaagctaAGTATTTCAAAACATCTGGAGAACTTGGAGAAAAAACTTTCTCAAATTTCTGGCAGAAAGGCCTCAGATAATGTTCCTTGTAACGGATGTTCAGAAAGGATAAAGAAAGATGTTGATAATCAAGTTAAGAAACAAAGTAATGATGCGGGAAGTATTTATTCCCAACAGGAGGAGGAGATTTCTTCATCAACGCGCAATGATTTTTCTAAATCAAATGGCGGTCCCATTGACAAGCCTGCTGCTTTAGACGTGGAAAATGCTTTTGTTAGTGAAAAGAAAAACCATGtagacaataataatagtaagcTTTCCTCTCTTGGAGGTGAAGTTGATGGGGCTTCTATAGGAAATGAAATATCAGAGCTTAGTGGGAGGTTACAAGCACTTGAGGATGACTATAAATTCCTCATGCATGCCTTTAACTCGCTCCAGAATGGACATGAAGGGATACAGCTTATTCAGGAAATAACTCATCAGCTGCAAGAGATACGGAAAGTTGAGTTTGACAAGAGATGA
- the LOC101249012 gene encoding probable fructokinase-4 — MHTHAAISFKPSSSGLFSLNPGIFQNPSFVIRPLRNKLRYSILNCRGVEIPFPKLRPSINSVNNGSTSIAAAVKDVDIATLGNLCVDIVLNVPELPPKPLEQRKAYLEQLSKSPPDTRYWEAGGNCNVAIAAARLGLRCISVGHVGDEIYGRFLIDVLSDEGISIVGMNERSEALNLSSSENGTLLCWVLVDPSQRHGFCSRADFSADPAFSWMTRLSTEVKMAIRKSKILFCNGYDFDELSPSLLESALECAVESGTSIFFDPGPRGRSLIAGRPEEQRTIGKLLTMSEVLLLTSEEAASLTGIKDPILAGQDLLNNGVCTKWVIVKMGPKGSILITKSSITCAPAFKVNIIDTVGCGDSFVAAVAFGFIHDLPLSYTLTLANAVGAATATGCGAGRNVASLGKVQELLKESNLNEDEKFWDEVLNDNVNSRDVTLLSKMVVNGNSQVNRVSLQKVVSEVLPKLEFAPKMTGSFK; from the exons ATGCATACTCACGCCGCCATATCCTTCAAACCTTCATCCAGTGGCTTGTTCTCTCTCAATCCAGGAATCTTccaaaaccctagttttgtAATTCGCCCACTCAGAAACAAGCTTCGTTATTCCATTCTTAATTGCAGAGGCGTTGAAATTCCATTTCCTAAACTCCGCCCAAGCATTAATTCTGTCAACAATGGCTCCACAAGTATCGCCGCTGCTGTCAAAGATGTTGATATTGCTACGCTTGGGAATCTCTGTGTCGATATTGTTCTCAATGTACCGGAGTTACCTCCTAAGCCTTTAGAACAACGAAAGGCTTATCTGGAACAGTTGTCCAAATCCCCGCCTGATACG CGGTACTGGGAGGCAGGTGGAAACTGCAATGTGGCTATAGCAGCAGCAAGGCTTGGCCTACGTTGCATCTCTGTTGGTCATGTAGGTGATGAGATCTATGGACGgttcctcattgatgtgcttagTGATGAAGGTATTAGTATAGTTGGGATGAATGAGCGGAGTGAAGCACTTAATCTTTCAAGTTCTGAAAATGGAACACTACTGTGCTGGGTGTTAGTGGACCCTTCGCAGAGACATGGCTTTTGCAG TCGTGCAGATTTTAGTGCAGATCCTGCTTTCAGTTGGATGACCAGACTATCTACTGAAGTAAAGATGGCTATTAGAAAATCAAAGATCCTCTTTTGCAATGGTTATGACTTTGATGAACTCTCCCCTAGCCTTCTTGAATCTGCTCTTGAGTGTGCTGTGGAATCTGGGACATCTATCTTTTTTGACCCTGGACCACGAGGTAGGAGTCTTATCGCAGGAAGACCTGAAGAACAAAGAACAATTGGAAAGTTGTTGACGATGAGTGAAGTGCTTCTACTGACTTCTGAGGAG GCTGCATCTTTAACTGGTATCAAAGATCCAATTTTAGCGGGCCAGGATTTGCTCAATAACGGAGTTTGTACTAAGTGGGTGATTGTTAAGATGGGTCCGAAGGGTTCAATTTTAATCACTAAGTCGAGCATAACGTGTGCACCTGCTTTCAAG GTCAATATAATAGACACTGTGGGCTGTGGAGATAGTTTTGTGGCTGCTGTTGCATTTGGATTCATACATGACTTGCCCTTGAGTTATACATTAACCCTTGCAAATGCAGTGGGTGCTGCAACTGCTACGGGGTGTGGTGCTGGTAGAAATGTTGCCAGTTTGGGGAAGGTCCAGGAACTATTGAAGGAATCAAATTTAAACGAGGATGAGAAGTTTTGGGATGAAGTACTGAATGATAATGTGAACTCCCGAGATGTAACTTTACTGTCAAAAATGGTTGTAAATGGTAATAGTCAGGTAAACCGTGTCTCCCTACAAAAGGTGGTATCCGAAGTGCTGCCCAAGCTTGAATTTGCGCCAAAGATGACTGGCTCCTTCAAATAG
- the LOC101245397 gene encoding flowering locus K homology domain-like, whose amino-acid sequence MADENFEQPEMGNLHDTENLDNMNNVQDNDNVNGKDNVHDANHVHDADHVHDADDVHNMNNIHDSEAIPALINAPEETHHSEEDKVTPTDAVAGEEKKWPGWPGQNVFRMLVPIQKVGGVIGRKGEYIKKTCEETKARIKVLDGPPGTTERAVMISAKEEPSLLIPPAMDGLLKVHKQIVDVDSDSANAPSGAGRSVTTRLLVAASQAGNLIGKQGSTIKSIQDTSQCTIRVVGQEHLPLFALPDDNVVEIQGEPAGVHKAVEMVASHLRKFLVDHSVVGFFEMQMQMPNARSNQNRAPAGPTQSWGPPPSSFPGSAEGGFGFGPNTQYMPPARQFDNYFPPVDMAPLEKKPRQGPSPYSRDASMGTYGTNAQTQQSMVTKVTQNMQIPLSYADAVIGTSGSNISYIRRASGASIAIQETRDVPGEMTVEITGSASQVQTAQQLIQNSVADAASSMHNTAAGPPSQGYNPHSQGPLYPSLSGGPGHPSGADYGSMYGSSYGY is encoded by the exons ATGGCTGATGAAAATTTTGAGCAGCCTGAGATGGGTAACTTGCATGACACAGAAAACCTGGATAATATGAATAATGTTCAAGACAATGATAATGTGAATGGCAAGGATAACGTGCACGATGCTAATCACGTGCACGATGCTGATCACGTGCACGATGCTGATGATGTGCATAACATGAATAATATTCATGACTCAGAAGCCATTCCTGCTTTGATTAATGCACCTGAGGAGACACATCATTCTGAAGAGGATAAAGTTACTCCAACTGATGCAGTAGCTGgcgaagaaaaaaaatggccGGGCTGGCCAGGGCAAAATGTTTTCAGGATGTTGGTTCCGATTCAGAAGGTTGGTGGTGTTATTGGTCGCAAAGGAGAGTATATTAAGAAGACCTGTGAGGAGACAAAAGCTCGCATCAAGGTTCTCGATGGTCCTCCTGGGACCACTGAAAGAGCT GTGATGATATCTGCGAAAGAAGAGCCAAGCCTGTTAATTCCGCCAGCTATGGATGGTCTTTTGAAGGTTCACAAGCAGATTGTTGATGTAGACTCTGATTCAGCTAATGCTCCATCAGGCGCTGGGAGGTCAGTCACTACAAGACTGCTTGTGGCAGCCTCACAGGCTGGAAACTTGATTGGGAAACAGGGTAGCACTATTAAGTCTATTCAAGATACATCTCAGTGCACCATTCGAGTGGTTGGACAAG AGCACCTTCCTCTTTTTGCTCTTCCTGATGATAATGTTGTTGAGATACAAGGAGAGCCTGCCGGGGTGCATAAAGCAGTTGAAATGGTTGCATCACATCTCAGGAAATTTTTAGTTGATCATAGTGTAGTTGGATTTTTTGAGATGCAA ATGCAAATGCCAAATGCTCGATCAAATCAGAACAGGGCTCCAGCTGGACCTACTCAGTCATGGGGCCCTCCTCCATCCAGTTTTCCTGGAAGTGCTGAGGGTGGATTTGGTTTTGGACCCAACACTCAGTACATGCCACCTGCACGacaatttgataattattttccacCGGTAGACATGGCACCGTTGGAAAAAAAGCCTCGTCAGGGCCCCTCTCCTTATAGTAGAGATGCTTCAATGGGAACTTATGGTACAAATGCGCAAACACAACAATCTATGGTTACAAAG gTCACCCAAAACATGCAGATTCCTCTGTCCTATGCTGATGCTGTTATCGGGACATCTGGTTCAAATATTAGCTATATCCGTCGGGCCAGTGGTGCGTCTATTGCAATTCAAGAAACAAGGGATGTTCCTGGTGAGATGACCGTTGAGATAACTGGATCTGCATCACAGGTGCAAACAGCTCAGCAATTAATTCAG AATTCTGTTGCTGATGCTGCCAGCTCAATGCATAACACAGCAGCTGGACCACCTTCCCAAGGTTATAATCCTCATTCTCAAGGTCCTTTATACCCTTCACTATCAGGTGGTCCTGGCCATCCATCTGGTGCTGATTATGGTTCCATGTATGGATCCAGCTATGGCTATTGA